The following are encoded together in the Corticium candelabrum chromosome 1, ooCorCand1.1, whole genome shotgun sequence genome:
- the LOC134194617 gene encoding quinone oxidoreductase PIG3-like isoform X2, which yields MKAILYNSAGALRLIDDVEIPSISSEQILVKVVACGVNRLDLLQKAGRYPPPQGESTILGVEVSGYVHDIGDKAAAASGLKVGDGVCALVGGGGYAGYCVVPWETTVLIPNGISVLDAAGIPEAYLTAYSALMWSARMRQGESVMIHAGASGVGTAAALIAKATGSSQIFVTSGSDAKLEACSKLVNGDIHCINYKVKNFADEVLKATNGRGVDIIVDFVGASYWEKNLRSIALDGRIVLLGLEVQSQNVGLIWEQS from the exons ATGAAAGCGATACTGTATAACAGTGCTGGTGCACTGCGGCTCATCGACGATGTCGAAATACCTTCCATCTCGTCGGAACAGATTTTGGTGAAG GTTGTTGCGTGTGGGGTGAACCGGTTAGACTTGTTGCAGAAGGCTGGCCGTTATCCCCCACCTCAAGGAGAAAGCACCATATTAGGAGTCGAag TGTCGGGGTATGTACATGATATTGGTGACAAAGCTGCGGCAGCCAGTGGTCTAAAAGTAGGAGATGGCGTATGTGCATTGGTTGGTGGAGGAGGATATGCTG GTTATTGCGTAGTTCCGTGGGAGACCACTGTTCTTATACCCAATGGCATATCTGTTCTCGATGCTGCTGGGATTC CTGAAGCATATTTAACAGCTTATTCTGCTCTAATGTGGAGTGCACGAATGAGACAAGGAGAATCAGTAATGATTCATGCA GGCGCTAGTGGCGTGGGTACGGCTGCAGCTCTCATTGCAAAGGCAACTGGTAGCAGCCAAATATTTGTAACATCTG GCTCTGATGCCAAGCTGGAGGCCTGCTCGAAGCTTGTTAATGGTGATATACACTGTATTAACTACAAAGTAAAGAACTTTGCAGATGAAGTCCTTAAAGCTACAAATGGAAGAG GTGTGGATATCATAGTAGACTTCGTTGGGGCATCCTACTGGGAGAAAAATCTTCGTTCTATTGCCCTTGATGGCCGAATAGTACTCCTGGGTCTG gaGGTGCAGTCACAGAATGTGGGTTTGATATGGGAACAATCTTGA
- the LOC134194617 gene encoding quinone oxidoreductase PIG3-like isoform X1, with product MKAILYNSAGALRLIDDVEIPSISSEQILVKVVACGVNRLDLLQKAGRYPPPQGESTILGVEVSGYVHDIGDKAAAASGLKVGDGVCALVGGGGYAGYCVVPWETTVLIPNGISVLDAAGIPEAYLTAYSALMWSARMRQGESVMIHAGASGVGTAAALIAKATGSSQIFVTSGSDAKLEACSKLVNGDIHCINYKVKNFADEVLKATNGRGVDIIVDFVGASYWEKNLRSIALDGRIVLLGLLGGAVTECGFDMGTILRKRVSLVASTLRSRSLSYKAELCREFKEKAFPLFTSGILKPVIDKVYVIEEVEAAHERMGSNQNVGKILLTL from the exons ATGAAAGCGATACTGTATAACAGTGCTGGTGCACTGCGGCTCATCGACGATGTCGAAATACCTTCCATCTCGTCGGAACAGATTTTGGTGAAG GTTGTTGCGTGTGGGGTGAACCGGTTAGACTTGTTGCAGAAGGCTGGCCGTTATCCCCCACCTCAAGGAGAAAGCACCATATTAGGAGTCGAag TGTCGGGGTATGTACATGATATTGGTGACAAAGCTGCGGCAGCCAGTGGTCTAAAAGTAGGAGATGGCGTATGTGCATTGGTTGGTGGAGGAGGATATGCTG GTTATTGCGTAGTTCCGTGGGAGACCACTGTTCTTATACCCAATGGCATATCTGTTCTCGATGCTGCTGGGATTC CTGAAGCATATTTAACAGCTTATTCTGCTCTAATGTGGAGTGCACGAATGAGACAAGGAGAATCAGTAATGATTCATGCA GGCGCTAGTGGCGTGGGTACGGCTGCAGCTCTCATTGCAAAGGCAACTGGTAGCAGCCAAATATTTGTAACATCTG GCTCTGATGCCAAGCTGGAGGCCTGCTCGAAGCTTGTTAATGGTGATATACACTGTATTAACTACAAAGTAAAGAACTTTGCAGATGAAGTCCTTAAAGCTACAAATGGAAGAG GTGTGGATATCATAGTAGACTTCGTTGGGGCATCCTACTGGGAGAAAAATCTTCGTTCTATTGCCCTTGATGGCCGAATAGTACTCCTGGGTCTG ttaggaGGTGCAGTCACAGAATGTGGGTTTGATATGGGAACAATCTTGAGGAAACGCGTCAGTCTAGTCGCTAGTACACTAAGAAGTCGATCACTTTCATACAAGGCAGAACTATGCAGAGAG TTTAAAGAGAAAGCGTTTCCTCTCTTTACGAGTGGCATCTTGAAACCAGTTATTGACAAAGTGTATGTGATTGAGGAAGTTGAAGCAGCACATGAACGAATGGGAAGCAACCAGAATGTAGgtaaaattttattaacacTGTAA
- the LOC134194646 gene encoding 2-dehydro-3-deoxy-L-rhamnonate dehydrogenase (NAD(+))-like: MSAEQAAKRIRTDSGGSFTNQVAIVTGGASGIGKGIVHMLAKEGVKVAIFDVVQPNIDSTVKELKDIGHDISARLVDVAEESSVQEGMQSVVDSYGRLDIVVNCAGIVGPNGVKTEDVTVQDFDHVYKVNVTGSFLVTKHAIKHMLPQNYGRILLFASVAGKEGNAGMMAYSTSKAAVIGLIKSVGKEYAETGITVNAVAPAVIRTPMVDGMKQEQVKRLTDKIPMKRCGTIDEISSLVRFIVSPESSFNTGYCFDMTGGRATY; the protein is encoded by the exons ATGAGCGCAGAGCAAGCGGCGAAACGTATTCGTACAGACTCAGGTGGGTCGTTCACCAATCAAGTGGCAATTGTAACAGGAGGTGCAAGTGGCATTGGAAAAGGAATCGTCCACATGCTAGCAAAAGAAGGCGTCAAAGTTGCCATATTCGACGTCGTGCAGCCCAACATTGATTCCACAGTGAAGGAATTAAAAGACATCGGGCACGATATCAGTGCTAGGCTAGTGGACGTAGCGGAAGAGTCGTCCGTCCAGGAGGGCATGCAGTCTGTTGTAGACTCGTACGGACGGCTGGACATCGTTGTGAACTGCGCTGGAATTGTGGGTCCAAACGGTGTCAAAACTGAAGACGTTACAGTGCAAGACTTCGACCACGTGTACAAGG TTAATGTCACTGGAAGCTTCCTAGTGACCAAGCATGCTATCAAACATATGCTACCACAAAACTATGGCAGAATTCTTCTATTTGCATCTGTAGCAGGAAAGGAG GGCAATGCAGGAATGATGGCATACAGTACAAGCAAAGCAGCCGTCATTGGCCTAATCAAATCAGTCGGGAAGGAATATGCAGAGACCGGAATAACGGTCAATGCTGTGGCACCCGCAGTCATTCGCACACCAATGGTAGATGGCATGAAACAAGAGCAGGTAAAACGTTTAACAGACAAGATACCAATGAAAAG GTGTGGTACTATTGATGAAATAAGTTCACTTGTTCGATTCATTGTGTCACCCGAGTCCAGTTTCAATACAGGGTATTGCTTTGATATGACAGGTGGAAGAGCAACCTACTGA